The DNA region TAGCCGGAATTGGCGAGCGGGCAACCTGCTAGGGAAGGGCAACTCCTTACAACAAGTGTTGGACGAAATGGGGATGGTTGTCGAAGGGGTCAAAACGACCCAGGCGGCCTATGAATTGGCAACAAGCCTTGGAGTTGAGATGCCTATTACGCGCGAATTGTATAACGTCCTGTTCGCCGATAAATGCCCGCGTAACGCCGTCGAAGATCTAATGGGCCGTTTAAAAAAGCATGAGATGGAAGACCTCGCACAAAACTAGGCGTCTCCTCATAACATGGTGGTGAACCTACTTATAAGGAGGAGGCCCCCACAACATGTCAAAAGATTTTAGAAGACGTCTGTTTGATAAATTACAGAAAAAAACGAATGCGTCGATCGATGCGAAAGAAATTGAAGCATTGGCGAATAAAGTCGACCGAAAATCGTTAGGCAATGAAGAAAAGTTATTAGGCTTGATTCGTCAAGTGTCGAAGTTGGCCAATGTCAATTTGAGCAAAGAAAAAGAGGCGCGCATTTTACAGTATTTAAAGAAGAACGATATTCAAAATGCAGATATGAAGACGTTGCTCTCGTTAATGAGCAAAAATTTAGATAAATAGATTTTTCGTAGCGAGAATGGGCTATTCGCGATGTTACGGACTATTCACTGTCCACATAGAATGATATTGGGTTCTAAATAAC from Ammoniphilus oxalaticus includes:
- a CDS encoding stage VI sporulation protein F gives rise to the protein MSKDFRRRLFDKLQKKTNASIDAKEIEALANKVDRKSLGNEEKLLGLIRQVSKLANVNLSKEKEARILQYLKKNDIQNADMKTLLSLMSKNLDK